The genome window GCATGGCTGCTGAACAGGATTACGTGCGATAGGTTGCAGCTGATGGATTTTGTGAGATCGCATGAGCGAGCCGCTGGACGTGTGAGTAGCCTCCCTGGACCTCCACGCAGGCAGCTTCGAGCGAGGCTTCTGCAGCCGTAAAATCTGGAGAGGCAAATGGTGGACCGTCCTCTTTGTCCGTGTGGGACCTTTTGGAGACGGGAGTGGCACTCAGCATCCAGCATAAGGAAGGAAACAAGAAGGTTCCATCCCCTGAACTGCATTGTGGAGGTTTGCATGACCTTGACCTTCGCGCCGACCGACGCCGCACGCTGGCTGGAGCATGCAGGTCAAAGATCGAAGGAGGCAGCGTGCAGCGACGTCTCACCAGTCACCATCACCACACCACTAGACCGCGAATCAGATGCGATGCATTTGCATGCTGCATGCATTATAGCACGCTCCCATCATTATCGTTAATAAATACAGCAAGTTGCTCGCTCCCATGCTCTGACTCTAACTGAGAAAGGCTAGAccctcttttcttttttctttttggaTAAGTACAAGGCAAGGCCTTCGTCTGAACAACAGCCAGCTCGTGGCAACTCTCCAGGCTCCAGCACAGCACCACCATGGCATTGCGTGCCATGAGCCTGCTGCTGCCTGCTGCCACCTTCGTCATGGTTGCAATGGCCTCCTGGGGAGCGCACGGTGGTGCCAGCGACAGCGATGATGCCAGTTCTCTACTTGCCTTCAAGGCAGAGCTCGCTGGCAGCGGCTCCGGTGTGCTGGCCTCCTGGAACGGCACCGCCGGCGTCTGCAGATGGGAAGGCGTGGCGTGCAGCGGCGGCGGCCAGGTGGTGTCGCTGAGCCTGCCCTCCTACGGGCTCGCCGGCGCGCTCTCCCCGGCCATCGGGAACCTGACGTCCCTGCGGACGCTGAACCTGAGCTCTAACTGGTTCCGCGGGGAGGTCCCGGCGGCCATCGGCCGCCTAGCGCGTCTGCAGGCGCTGGACCTGAGCTACAACGTCTTTTCCGGTACGCTGCCCGCCAACCTCAGCTCCTGCGTCAGCTTACAGGTGCTGAGCCTCAGCAGCAACCAGATCCATGGCAGCGTCCCTGCCGAGCTCGGCAGCAAGCTCTCGAGTCTTCGGGGGCTCCTGCTGGCCAACAACAGCCTGGCGGGCGCCATCCCAGGATCGCTCGGTAACCTTTCGTCCCTCGAGTACCTTGATCTGACAGAGAACCAGCTCGATGGTCCGGTGCCCCACGAGCTTGGCGGCATCGGAGGCCTCCAGTCCCTTTACCTCTTCGCGAACAGCCTGTCGGGTGTGCTCCCACGGTCCCTGTACAACCTGTCCTCGCTCAAGAACTTCGGGGTAGAATACAACATGCTGTCTGGAACTCTCCCTGCCGACATCGGCGACAGGTTCCCCAGCATGGAAACTCTTAGCTTCTCTGGCAACCGGTTCAGCGGAGCTATCCCGCCTTCGGTCTCCAACCTCTCCGCTCTCACGAAGCTTGACCTCTCCGGAAATGGCTTCATCGGGCACGTGCCTCCTGCCCTGGGGAAGCTGCAAGGCCTCGCTGTCCTGAACTTGGGCAACAACCGGCTAGAAGCCAACGATAGCCACGGGTGGGAGTTCATCACTTCCCTGGCAAACTGTAGCCAGCTTCAGAACCTGATCCTTGGCAACAACTCCTTCGGTGGTAAGCTGCCAGCTTCAATCGCCAACCTATCGACGGCTCTCGAAACTCTCTATCTGGGAGACAACAGGATCTCTGGGCCTATTCCATCGGACATCGGCAATCTGGTTGGTCTGAAACTACTTGAGATGGCAAACATCTCCATCTCCGGAGAGATCCCGGAGAGCATTGGGAGGCTGAAAAACCTGGTTGAACTGGGCCTTTACAACACCAGCTTGTCAGGCCTCATACCTCCCTCGCTCGGAAACCTTACACAGCTCAACAGGCTCTACGCATACTACGGAAACCTAGAGGGACCCATTCCGAGCAGCCTCGGAAACCTGAAGAACGTGTTCGTCTTTGATCTGTCAACAAATGCACTCAACGGTTCGATTCCCAGAGGGGTGCTGAAGCTTCCTCGGCTTTCCTGGTACTTAGACCTGTCATACAACTCGCTATCTGGTCCACTCCCAGTGGAAGTCGGCGGCTTGGCAAATCTTAACCAGCTGATTCTGTCGGGAAACCGGCTGTCGAGCAGCATACCTGACAGTATCGGGAACTGCATTTCACTGGATCGGCTGCTGCTGGATCACAACTCGTTTGAGGGAACCATACCTGAATCCCTGAAGAACTTAAAAGGTCTCGGCTTGCTGAACCTGACCATGAATAAGCTGTCTGGTGCAATTCCTGACGCTCTGGCCGGTATCGGCAACCTGCAGCAGCTGTATCTAGCACACAACAACCTTTCGGGTCCGATTCCAGCAGTTCTGCAGAACCTGACGCTGCTGTCAAAGCTGGATCTGTCCTTCAACGATCTCCAGGGCGAAGTGCCAGAAGGGGGTGTTTTCGCGAACGCAACGGCCTTGTCAATCCATGGAAACGACGAGCTTTGCGGCGGAGCCCCTCAGCTACGTTTAGCTCCATGCTCCGAGGCTGCCGCGGAGAAGAACGCGAGGCAGGTGCCAAGGTCGGTCGTGGTCACTCTCGCATCACTCGGCGCGCTTGGATGCTTAGGTTTAGTAGCTGCTCTTGTCCTTCTGGTCCACAAGAGGTGCCGCAGACAGAGGAAGGCAAGCCAACCCGTTTCCTCGGCGATCGATGAACAGTTCGGGAGGGTCTCGTACCAAGCGTTGTCGAATGGAACCGGTGGTTTCTCGGAGGCGGCTTTGCTCGGGCAAGGGAGCTACGGCGCTGTTTACAAATGCACTTTGCATGATCATCAGGCTGGTAACACCATCACCACGGCTGTAAAGGTGTTCAACGCACGACAGTCCGGGTCTACCAGAAGCTTCGTGGCCGAATGCGAGGCCCTGCGGAGGGTCCGTCACCGCTGCCTCATGAAGATCGTCACCTGCTGCTCGAGCATCGACCACCAGGGTCAGGAATTCAAGGCGCTGGTTTTCGAGTTCATGCCCAACGGCAGTCTGGACGACTGGCTGCATCCGGCATCTGGAGCACACCCGCTGAACAACACGCTCAGCCTGGCCCAGAGACTGGACATCGCTGTGGACGTCTCGGATGCCCTGGAATACCTTCACAACCAGTGTCAGCCACCGATTATCCATTGCGATCTCAAGCCGAGCAACATCCTGCTTGCGGAAGACATGAGCGCTCGGGTTGGAGATTTCGGCATATCGAAGATCCTTTCCGACGACACTAGTAAAGCTCTGCTAAACTCAATCAGCTTCACTGGACTAAGGGGCTCGATCGGTTATGTTCCTCCAGGTAACAGAGACTCCTTCCGTCTTTAGCTTCCATTCTGCCATGTCTAGCT of Zea mays cultivar B73 chromosome 8, Zm-B73-REFERENCE-NAM-5.0, whole genome shotgun sequence contains these proteins:
- the LOC103634832 gene encoding probable LRR receptor-like serine/threonine-protein kinase At3g47570 produces the protein MALRAMSLLLPAATFVMVAMASWGAHGGASDSDDASSLLAFKAELAGSGSGVLASWNGTAGVCRWEGVACSGGGQVVSLSLPSYGLAGALSPAIGNLTSLRTLNLSSNWFRGEVPAAIGRLARLQALDLSYNVFSGTLPANLSSCVSLQVLSLSSNQIHGSVPAELGSKLSSLRGLLLANNSLAGAIPGSLGNLSSLEYLDLTENQLDGPVPHELGGIGGLQSLYLFANSLSGVLPRSLYNLSSLKNFGVEYNMLSGTLPADIGDRFPSMETLSFSGNRFSGAIPPSVSNLSALTKLDLSGNGFIGHVPPALGKLQGLAVLNLGNNRLEANDSHGWEFITSLANCSQLQNLILGNNSFGGKLPASIANLSTALETLYLGDNRISGPIPSDIGNLVGLKLLEMANISISGEIPESIGRLKNLVELGLYNTSLSGLIPPSLGNLTQLNRLYAYYGNLEGPIPSSLGNLKNVFVFDLSTNALNGSIPRGVLKLPRLSWYLDLSYNSLSGPLPVEVGGLANLNQLILSGNRLSSSIPDSIGNCISLDRLLLDHNSFEGTIPESLKNLKGLGLLNLTMNKLSGAIPDALAGIGNLQQLYLAHNNLSGPIPAVLQNLTLLSKLDLSFNDLQGEVPEGGVFANATALSIHGNDELCGGAPQLRLAPCSEAAAEKNARQVPRSVVVTLASLGALGCLGLVAALVLLVHKRCRRQRKASQPVSSAIDEQFGRVSYQALSNGTGGFSEAALLGQGSYGAVYKCTLHDHQAGNTITTAVKVFNARQSGSTRSFVAECEALRRVRHRCLMKIVTCCSSIDHQGQEFKALVFEFMPNGSLDDWLHPASGAHPLNNTLSLAQRLDIAVDVSDALEYLHNQCQPPIIHCDLKPSNILLAEDMSARVGDFGISKILSDDTSKALLNSISFTGLRGSIGYVPPEYGEGRSVSALGDVYSLGILLLEMFTGRSPTDGVFQGSLDLHRFAEAALPDRASEIADPSIWQHDEATAKDPADAAALRSRSEECLASAIRLGVSCSKQQPRERVAMRDAAVEMRAIRDAYLRVAS